A genomic segment from Propioniciclava sp. MC1595 encodes:
- the recF gene encoding DNA replication/repair protein RecF (All proteins in this family for which functions are known are DNA-binding proteins that assist the filamentation of RecA onto DNA for the initiation of recombination or recombinational repair.), with the protein MFVTQLSLADFRSWEFAELSLAPGVTTLTGRNGQGKTNLVEAIEYLATLGSHRVASDAPLIRFGAPRAIVRARVQAGLDDPRALGLEIEIHQGRANKASLNRGPLRRVRDILGALRVVLFSPEDLALVKGDPSDRRRFIDDLLTQRWPRLAGVRADYDRVLRQRSMLLKSLSGRRGSTFPDAAATLDVWDDQLATLGGEIIAARLQTLAEMAPFVAEAYLAIAPSNNDAVVAYRSSSLGLDPAPGEPLRPSVPELVEGHITTATPDEVAALLKECMLDRRQEEVARGVTLVGPHRDDLVLSLGHLPAKGYASHGESWSFALSLRLGAYALLRADGVEPVLILDDVFAELDEVRRERLAERIAGAEQVIITAAVASDVPASLAGKRWIIHEGTVTLDADE; encoded by the coding sequence TTGTTCGTCACCCAGCTCAGCCTGGCCGACTTCCGCTCCTGGGAGTTCGCCGAACTCAGCCTCGCGCCCGGCGTCACCACGCTCACCGGACGCAACGGGCAGGGCAAGACCAATCTCGTCGAGGCGATCGAGTACCTGGCCACGCTGGGCTCGCACCGCGTCGCCTCGGACGCCCCGCTGATCCGGTTCGGCGCACCCCGGGCCATCGTCCGGGCCCGCGTGCAGGCCGGGCTGGACGACCCCCGCGCGTTGGGGCTGGAGATCGAGATCCACCAGGGCCGGGCGAACAAGGCGTCGCTCAACCGCGGACCACTCCGCCGCGTGCGCGACATCCTCGGCGCCTTGCGCGTCGTGCTCTTCTCACCCGAGGACCTCGCCCTCGTCAAGGGCGACCCCTCCGACCGGCGCCGCTTCATCGACGACCTCCTGACCCAGCGCTGGCCGCGGCTGGCCGGCGTGCGCGCCGATTACGACCGCGTGCTGCGCCAGCGGTCGATGCTGCTGAAGTCCTTGTCCGGACGCCGTGGGTCCACGTTCCCCGACGCTGCCGCGACCCTCGACGTCTGGGACGACCAACTCGCCACCCTCGGCGGCGAGATCATCGCGGCCCGGCTGCAGACGCTGGCTGAGATGGCGCCGTTCGTCGCCGAGGCCTACCTGGCGATCGCGCCCAGCAACAACGATGCGGTGGTCGCCTACCGGTCGAGCTCGCTCGGTCTGGATCCGGCGCCGGGGGAGCCCCTTCGCCCTTCGGTCCCTGAGCTTGTCGAAGGGCACATCACCACCGCCACCCCCGACGAGGTTGCCGCCCTGCTGAAGGAGTGCATGCTGGATCGCCGCCAGGAGGAGGTCGCCCGCGGCGTCACGCTCGTCGGCCCCCACCGCGACGACCTGGTGTTGTCGTTGGGGCACCTCCCCGCCAAGGGGTACGCCTCGCACGGGGAGTCCTGGTCGTTCGCCCTGTCGCTGCGCCTGGGCGCCTACGCGCTGCTGCGTGCCGATGGTGTCGAGCCGGTGCTCATCCTCGACGACGTGTTCGCCGAGCTCGACGAAGTGCGTCGCGAACGCCTGGCCGAGCGCATCGCCGGTGCGGAGCAGGTGATCATCACCGCCGCGGTCGCCTCCGATGTGCCGGCGTCACTGGCCGGCAAGCGCTGGATCATCCACGAGGGAACTGTCACGCTGGATGCCGATGAGTGA
- a CDS encoding DUF721 domain-containing protein — translation MSDLPDDETEAVPFDPTGLDLARQVAAAAGRFAPAPPPRKKLRKKAGPGRGASGKERGEPLSLGEALEGVIEDRGWGTQVNVHLLLGRWAELVGDAVAQHSTPEAYRDRVVVVRTTSTNWAAQLRLMAPQIVAKMNATLGQGTVKRVQILGPEAPSWRHGPRSVKGRGPRDTYG, via the coding sequence ATGAGTGACCTGCCCGACGACGAGACCGAGGCCGTCCCGTTCGACCCGACGGGGCTCGACCTCGCGCGCCAGGTCGCGGCCGCGGCCGGCCGGTTCGCGCCCGCGCCACCCCCGCGCAAGAAGCTGCGGAAGAAGGCCGGACCGGGGCGCGGGGCGTCCGGCAAGGAGAGGGGCGAGCCGCTGAGCCTGGGTGAGGCGCTCGAGGGCGTCATCGAGGATCGAGGCTGGGGCACCCAGGTGAACGTCCACCTGCTGCTGGGCCGCTGGGCCGAGCTGGTGGGGGACGCCGTCGCGCAGCACTCCACGCCCGAGGCGTACCGCGATCGGGTCGTCGTCGTGCGGACGACGTCGACCAACTGGGCCGCCCAGCTGCGGTTGATGGCGCCGCAGATCGTCGCGAAGATGAACGCCACCCTGGGCCAGGGCACGGTCAAACGCGTGCAGATCCTGGGGCCGGAGGCGCCGAGCTGGCGCCACGGGCCGCGCTCGGTGAAGGGGCGCGGCCCGCGGGACACCTACGGGTAG
- a CDS encoding sensor histidine kinase: MFPPHTPREEPAERLALSYLAEPSLALLSFLFVFTIQHSFETSPWAWVTAGVIHLAAAGSGRWPVPAAGLALVAVGVELFIPAAETTTASIALLINAASAAARNHRFSVALTTAMITGSFVGLVLHLDNFDPTLRSFTPFAVTTLVAVGAALLWRLAAARLSHQREESRLRIEELRLELARELHDTTAQSLSHAAMRAWMAAEDPGVPDATRDELGRIAEDCASAARDLRQLLSSLRDGHPSVIPATILPGPDALTTMIEDQAERLRLHGLIVHTDIRLGAVSPARSATLAKIVREATNNIIKHAPSGSTCWFSVYEEDGLLHGLFVNRTRSKRIGAKGLGLIGMEERLRLLNGTAEVSLVNGQWRTHVTLPTGQR, translated from the coding sequence GTGTTCCCGCCGCACACCCCTCGCGAGGAGCCCGCTGAAAGACTGGCCCTCAGCTACCTCGCCGAGCCCAGCCTTGCCCTACTCAGCTTCCTTTTCGTCTTCACGATCCAGCACAGTTTCGAGACGTCTCCATGGGCGTGGGTCACAGCTGGGGTCATCCACTTGGCGGCTGCCGGGTCCGGACGTTGGCCGGTCCCGGCGGCCGGTCTGGCCCTCGTGGCTGTCGGGGTTGAACTGTTCATCCCCGCGGCGGAGACGACGACGGCCTCCATTGCGCTCCTCATCAATGCAGCCTCAGCGGCGGCACGCAACCACCGGTTCTCGGTCGCGCTGACCACCGCCATGATCACTGGCTCCTTCGTGGGGCTCGTCCTGCACCTCGACAACTTCGACCCGACGCTTCGGTCCTTCACGCCCTTCGCCGTCACGACGTTGGTGGCCGTCGGTGCCGCCCTGCTGTGGCGGCTCGCTGCCGCTCGCCTCTCCCACCAGCGGGAGGAGTCACGCCTTCGAATCGAGGAGCTCCGGCTCGAACTTGCCCGGGAGCTGCACGACACGACCGCCCAGAGCCTGTCCCACGCCGCCATGCGCGCATGGATGGCCGCGGAGGACCCCGGCGTCCCGGACGCGACCCGTGACGAGTTGGGTCGCATCGCAGAGGACTGTGCCTCAGCAGCGAGGGACCTGCGGCAGCTGTTGTCGTCCCTCCGAGATGGCCACCCGTCCGTCATCCCCGCGACGATCCTCCCCGGCCCCGACGCCCTCACGACCATGATCGAGGACCAAGCTGAGCGCCTCCGCCTGCATGGCCTGATCGTCCACACCGACATCCGCCTGGGAGCGGTGTCCCCAGCCCGTTCCGCCACCTTGGCCAAGATCGTCCGTGAGGCGACCAACAACATCATCAAGCACGCCCCCTCGGGCTCGACCTGCTGGTTCTCCGTGTACGAGGAGGACGGGCTCTTGCACGGGTTGTTCGTCAACCGCACCCGTTCCAAGCGGATCGGCGCCAAAGGGTTGGGGCTGATCGGCATGGAGGAGCGCCTCCGTCTGCTCAACGGGACGGCCGAGGTGTCGTTGGTGAACGGCCAGTGGCGCACGCACGTGACGCTCCCCACCGGCCAGCGCTGA
- a CDS encoding response regulator transcription factor, protein MSPHIRVLLAEDDPLAQRAIETYLARATDLELVGIASDGAEAVRLAEELLPDVAIVDLHMPHLDGIEVTARITALPVNCRVVCFTALGDDRSLVRALEAGASGFLLKSDNPGLVLHGVRSAYSGDALVSPKLVASLLRTVASRHTPPPDHLTDSDKELLGHVGRGLSNAEIAELLFLSPSTVKTYVSRLLSRLEQPNRAALAALAHTWGLVPR, encoded by the coding sequence ATGTCACCCCACATCCGCGTCCTCCTCGCTGAGGATGACCCCCTCGCCCAGCGCGCCATCGAGACGTATCTCGCCCGTGCCACCGACCTCGAACTGGTGGGGATCGCCTCCGACGGCGCCGAAGCCGTTCGCTTGGCCGAGGAACTGCTGCCCGACGTGGCCATCGTCGACCTGCACATGCCGCACTTGGACGGGATCGAAGTCACGGCGCGGATCACGGCCCTACCGGTGAACTGCCGGGTTGTCTGCTTCACGGCTCTTGGCGATGACCGGTCCCTGGTGAGGGCGCTGGAGGCTGGCGCCTCCGGCTTCCTCCTGAAGTCCGACAACCCGGGCCTGGTCCTCCACGGCGTGCGCAGCGCGTACAGCGGTGACGCGCTCGTGTCGCCCAAGCTCGTCGCCTCCCTGCTCCGGACGGTCGCTTCGCGACACACCCCTCCGCCGGACCACCTCACGGACAGCGACAAGGAACTCCTCGGCCACGTCGGTCGCGGGTTGAGCAACGCCGAGATCGCCGAACTCCTGTTCCTGTCGCCCAGCACCGTCAAGACCTATGTGTCCCGACTGCTGAGCCGCCTCGAGCAACCCAATCGCGCCGCGCTGGCCGCACTGGCCCACACCTGGGGGCTCGTCCCACGCTGA
- a CDS encoding Clp protease N-terminal domain-containing protein has product MTLNLANLWTTAAHREALRLRATRIDRAHLYLGLLQTGGDAARLLGTHGISLDSARTHVVALTGPATGPATHPKATLPLTPPAQALTEEALRTAPGTAALLMSLLEDPSGVVTRLVEAAGLRPAMLTAELDVTAVDPFVPTVIPGAPVELPAPARVQRLTWYVSVPGATVTDALIRPDSLDWWAYDPTRATRSGDGTTIHHHQRGGDTSVHMHPSSRQEDGASIVVWRAELVEGPRAGQLLTIDRFEIRRATGGCHITRVAARRSFGLIGRAIVPLTDRVYARTLMQAASSITYGVNERG; this is encoded by the coding sequence ATGACACTCAACCTCGCCAACCTGTGGACGACGGCCGCCCACCGCGAGGCGCTGCGCCTCCGGGCGACGCGGATCGACCGTGCCCACCTCTACCTCGGCCTCCTCCAGACCGGCGGCGATGCAGCCCGGCTGCTCGGCACGCACGGGATCAGCCTCGACTCCGCGAGGACACATGTCGTCGCCCTGACCGGTCCCGCTACCGGGCCGGCGACCCACCCCAAGGCGACACTGCCCCTCACACCGCCGGCGCAGGCCCTGACCGAGGAGGCCCTCCGGACGGCCCCCGGGACCGCTGCGCTGTTGATGAGTCTGCTCGAGGACCCGTCAGGCGTCGTGACACGCCTCGTGGAAGCGGCCGGCCTTCGCCCGGCGATGCTCACCGCCGAACTGGACGTGACGGCCGTCGACCCCTTCGTCCCCACGGTAATCCCCGGAGCCCCCGTGGAGCTACCCGCACCTGCTCGGGTCCAGCGACTCACCTGGTACGTCTCCGTCCCGGGGGCGACGGTCACCGACGCCCTGATCCGACCCGACTCGTTGGACTGGTGGGCATACGATCCCACCCGTGCCACGCGCTCCGGGGACGGCACCACCATCCACCACCACCAACGAGGCGGGGACACCTCGGTTCACATGCACCCCAGCAGCCGCCAGGAGGACGGTGCCTCCATCGTCGTGTGGCGCGCCGAACTGGTCGAGGGGCCACGCGCCGGTCAGCTCCTCACGATCGACCGGTTCGAGATCCGGCGGGCCACCGGTGGATGCCACATCACGCGGGTCGCCGCTCGACGTTCGTTCGGCCTCATCGGGCGCGCCATCGTGCCCCTGACCGACCGCGTCTACGCGCGGACCCTGATGCAAGCGGCCTCGAGCATCACCTACGGGGTCAACGAACGGGGCTGA
- a CDS encoding ABC transporter ATP-binding protein, whose amino-acid sequence MKGLGRAALRTASEQRDGHSVWHDWISAFRLLWSTGPLTILGIILLTVVAASLPAVQVQALAWAVQAVADGITQADRSSAVRAVALPAALLAGVMLAAHVLGIATQYLSHVMQLKLGALVSERLMEVGTRLELEDYENAASYDKLQRASQESSGGGIQQLFSSVLEVAREALTLVSVAVVIMGWNPWIALLVILSPIPAAIGTMWFGAISYQIEYDRAPGRRLLSYLQHLTTRDHSFKEVRLFGLGAHLINRYRGLVREFLAVDRSIAARQAWVLGGLGLVTVVGAGAAITAALFLALDNGRLGELAGYLQALTTINASMLALLAAVGGLFELSLFLGNLFAVFRMPRNREGTGGLPFPRTLKQGIEFRNVSFTYPGTTREVLHDVSFRIPARTCVAFVGRNGSGKTSVVKLLTRLYEPTSGQILLEGRPIEEYDLDAYRANIGVIFQDFIRYEMSVRDNIGFGRVDELAHPTSIAGAAAAAGIDAEIRQMEHGYDTTLGRHFVAGRQLSGGQWQRMALARAFVRKAPIVVLDEPTAAIDAESEREIFERFREQTRDASTFLIAHRFSTVRIADRVVVIDGGRIIEQGTHEELLAVNGQYAHLYHLQASAYGDPQPTSLDIEEQGVASPS is encoded by the coding sequence GTGAAGGGTCTGGGGCGTGCCGCCCTGCGCACGGCGTCCGAACAGAGGGACGGGCACAGCGTCTGGCACGACTGGATCAGCGCCTTCCGCCTGCTGTGGTCGACCGGACCCCTCACGATCCTGGGGATCATCCTCCTCACCGTGGTCGCGGCCTCCCTTCCGGCCGTCCAGGTGCAGGCCTTGGCCTGGGCAGTCCAGGCGGTCGCGGACGGGATCACCCAGGCTGATCGCTCCTCGGCCGTCCGGGCGGTGGCGCTGCCCGCAGCCCTGCTCGCCGGCGTGATGCTGGCGGCCCATGTCCTCGGTATCGCCACCCAGTACCTGTCCCACGTCATGCAGCTCAAACTGGGCGCGCTGGTCAGCGAACGGCTCATGGAGGTGGGGACGCGCCTGGAACTCGAGGACTACGAGAACGCAGCCTCCTACGACAAGCTCCAACGGGCTTCCCAGGAGAGCAGCGGGGGTGGAATCCAGCAGTTGTTCAGCAGCGTGCTCGAGGTTGCTCGTGAAGCACTCACGCTCGTGTCGGTGGCCGTGGTCATCATGGGGTGGAACCCCTGGATCGCCCTGTTGGTGATCCTGTCCCCCATCCCGGCGGCCATCGGCACCATGTGGTTCGGCGCCATCTCTTACCAGATCGAGTACGACCGCGCGCCGGGACGGCGTCTGCTCAGCTACCTGCAGCACCTCACCACCAGGGACCACTCCTTCAAGGAGGTGCGCCTGTTCGGGCTGGGCGCCCACCTGATCAACCGCTACCGCGGACTCGTCCGCGAGTTCCTGGCGGTCGATCGCAGCATCGCCGCGCGGCAGGCATGGGTCCTGGGCGGGCTGGGGCTGGTCACGGTGGTGGGAGCGGGCGCTGCGATCACGGCGGCCCTGTTCCTCGCCCTCGACAACGGTCGCCTGGGGGAACTGGCCGGCTACCTGCAGGCCCTCACCACCATCAACGCCTCGATGCTGGCGCTCCTGGCGGCTGTCGGCGGCCTCTTCGAGCTGTCACTGTTCCTGGGCAACCTGTTCGCGGTCTTCCGGATGCCCCGGAACCGTGAAGGCACCGGTGGGCTCCCCTTCCCCCGGACACTGAAGCAGGGCATCGAGTTCCGCAACGTCTCCTTCACCTACCCCGGGACCACGCGGGAGGTCCTCCACGACGTCAGCTTCCGCATACCCGCGCGCACCTGCGTCGCCTTCGTGGGGCGAAACGGCTCCGGCAAGACGAGCGTGGTCAAGCTCCTGACGCGTCTCTACGAGCCGACGTCGGGCCAGATACTGCTCGAAGGGCGCCCGATCGAGGAGTACGACCTCGACGCCTACCGAGCCAACATCGGGGTCATCTTCCAGGACTTCATCCGCTACGAGATGAGCGTGCGGGACAACATCGGGTTCGGGCGTGTCGATGAGCTGGCACACCCCACGTCCATTGCGGGGGCTGCCGCAGCTGCGGGGATCGACGCCGAGATCCGACAGATGGAGCACGGCTACGACACCACGCTCGGACGGCACTTCGTGGCCGGGCGTCAGCTCTCCGGCGGCCAGTGGCAGCGGATGGCCCTGGCCCGGGCCTTCGTGCGGAAGGCGCCCATCGTGGTGCTCGACGAACCGACCGCGGCCATCGATGCCGAGTCCGAACGCGAGATCTTCGAGCGGTTCAGGGAGCAGACGCGGGACGCCAGCACCTTCCTGATCGCCCACCGGTTCTCCACGGTGCGCATCGCTGATCGTGTGGTCGTGATCGACGGTGGCCGCATCATCGAGCAGGGCACCCATGAGGAGCTCCTTGCCGTGAACGGACAGTACGCCCACCTCTACCACCTTCAGGCCTCCGCCTACGGCGACCCGCAGCCGACGTCCCTGGACATCGAAGAACAAGGGGTCGCGAGCCCGTCCTGA
- a CDS encoding lantibiotic dehydratase, whose protein sequence is MVATRRRGTFSLGGRTYGRFHDILPPTSMTNLEDLYRAWHRSRPEAVIAELCYLPSSGHAANVAVRPLLTDHEIVLNAGATADEEGRISLDELEVGISATRMFLWCRRLQREVVVIQSHMLNEQMAPNVARFLLDVSADGYVMPSGFTWGRLEGATALPRVIHRDVVLRPATWTVSRRLLAALFPDQSLSPETIARWRHRHRVPRWVYAADFDNRLLLDLDHPACVRELVSLLDDPAHVQGLTINEMLPCSDGTWLRGDAGERHASELVVPLVATDAHPMPAPMSIGPLDTGQRHGAGGEWCYLVLYANTVEQDRILMEEIAERCEAWVAQGVVQAWFHIRYMDPRPHLRLRIRRAVGATAAQLVGQVVELAEDLVGRARASHYSLLPYVPEEARYGGSDVFPIVEETFHASSRLAVALLPFREDCGGAFTNEQVGMAAVLALFSQWGCTPDQLSDMLPTGQPSDRMRAALRSDARRLVSLAETVTGGNPDPALDDLHVALRIGEAEHRRAGDAVRLAEVEGRLRGDHKTLIGSLAHMLVNRLLPIDLGREAEIYFLCHEVLRTLRSRQAARDRGLL, encoded by the coding sequence GTGGTGGCCACCCGACGACGGGGCACCTTCAGCCTCGGGGGGCGCACCTACGGGCGCTTCCATGACATTCTGCCGCCCACGTCGATGACGAACCTCGAGGACTTGTACAGAGCGTGGCACCGTAGTCGCCCCGAGGCCGTGATCGCCGAGTTGTGCTATCTGCCATCGTCGGGGCACGCCGCCAATGTGGCCGTCCGGCCGCTGCTGACCGACCACGAGATCGTCTTGAACGCGGGAGCGACTGCGGACGAGGAGGGCCGCATCTCCCTCGACGAGCTCGAGGTGGGCATCTCCGCCACCCGGATGTTCCTGTGGTGCCGACGTCTCCAACGCGAAGTCGTGGTGATCCAAAGCCACATGTTGAACGAACAGATGGCCCCCAACGTGGCCCGGTTCCTGCTCGACGTGTCGGCCGACGGGTACGTCATGCCGTCCGGCTTCACCTGGGGACGCCTCGAGGGGGCGACCGCCCTGCCCCGCGTCATCCACCGCGACGTGGTGCTGCGCCCCGCCACGTGGACCGTGTCCCGCCGTCTGCTCGCCGCACTGTTCCCCGACCAGTCACTCTCGCCGGAGACGATCGCCCGCTGGCGCCACAGGCACCGGGTTCCCCGCTGGGTCTATGCCGCTGACTTCGACAACCGGCTGCTGCTGGATCTCGATCACCCCGCATGCGTCCGTGAACTCGTGTCGCTCCTCGACGATCCCGCCCACGTCCAGGGCCTGACCATCAACGAGATGCTGCCCTGCTCCGACGGAACGTGGTTGCGCGGCGACGCGGGCGAACGCCACGCCAGCGAGCTGGTCGTTCCCCTGGTGGCCACCGATGCGCACCCCATGCCCGCCCCCATGAGCATCGGGCCTCTGGACACCGGGCAGCGGCACGGGGCCGGAGGGGAGTGGTGCTACTTGGTGTTGTACGCCAACACCGTGGAACAGGACCGCATCCTGATGGAAGAAATCGCAGAGCGGTGCGAAGCCTGGGTGGCCCAAGGCGTGGTCCAGGCTTGGTTCCACATCCGGTACATGGATCCGCGGCCCCACCTCCGCCTGCGGATCAGGCGCGCTGTCGGCGCAACGGCTGCCCAGCTCGTCGGTCAGGTCGTCGAACTGGCCGAGGATCTGGTCGGGCGGGCACGCGCATCCCACTACAGCTTGCTGCCCTATGTTCCGGAGGAGGCCCGCTATGGGGGCTCCGACGTGTTCCCGATCGTGGAAGAGACCTTCCACGCCTCGAGTCGTCTTGCTGTGGCCCTCCTGCCGTTCCGTGAGGACTGCGGAGGCGCGTTCACCAACGAACAGGTGGGCATGGCCGCCGTGCTCGCCTTGTTCAGCCAGTGGGGCTGCACACCCGACCAGTTGAGCGACATGTTGCCCACAGGGCAACCCTCCGACCGCATGCGAGCAGCGCTGAGAAGTGACGCCCGCAGGCTCGTCAGTCTGGCCGAAACCGTCACGGGCGGAAACCCTGACCCGGCCCTGGACGACCTCCATGTCGCCCTGCGCATCGGGGAGGCGGAGCACCGCCGAGCCGGAGACGCCGTACGTCTGGCCGAGGTGGAGGGGCGCCTGCGCGGGGACCACAAGACCCTCATCGGCAGTCTGGCCCACATGCTCGTGAACCGCCTGCTGCCCATCGACCTTGGTCGCGAAGCGGAGATCTACTTCCTGTGCCACGAGGTATTGCGCACGCTCCGCAGCCGTCAGGCGGCCCGGGACAGGGGGTTGTTGTGA
- a CDS encoding FDLD family class I lanthipeptide, whose protein sequence is MSDFQLDVRISTPAAGHVEPASWTPARSRTIKCTKWTCFCSNTCTPMCTIGCGMDEPAN, encoded by the coding sequence ATGAGTGATTTCCAGCTCGATGTCCGGATCAGCACGCCGGCGGCCGGCCACGTGGAGCCCGCCTCCTGGACGCCCGCGCGTTCCCGGACCATCAAGTGCACCAAGTGGACCTGCTTCTGTTCCAACACCTGCACGCCCATGTGCACCATCGGGTGCGGCATGGACGAACCGGCCAACTGA
- a CDS encoding DUF6578 domain-containing protein: MEPITPSRPGHVFAEVSGWEVECCGSPFRVGDLVDADLYDYLAPAAQELFTPLEQYWSWHDDSAAPRVRARVVNLWEVWWELRQVGERAFETLTGRGRAIGVHEVEIDFDRQPSGWVVELAPVVVLPHAPGS, encoded by the coding sequence ATGGAGCCGATCACCCCGTCGCGCCCGGGGCATGTGTTCGCGGAAGTCTCCGGGTGGGAGGTGGAGTGCTGCGGCTCGCCCTTCAGGGTGGGTGACCTCGTGGACGCCGACCTGTACGACTACTTGGCCCCCGCAGCGCAGGAACTGTTCACCCCACTCGAGCAGTACTGGTCGTGGCACGACGACAGTGCGGCCCCTCGGGTGCGGGCCCGGGTCGTGAACCTGTGGGAGGTCTGGTGGGAGTTGCGTCAGGTCGGTGAACGAGCGTTCGAGACGCTGACGGGGCGCGGCCGGGCGATCGGCGTCCACGAGGTTGAGATCGACTTCGACCGTCAGCCCAGCGGGTGGGTGGTCGAGCTGGCACCCGTGGTCGTGCTCCCTCACGCCCCCGGCAGTTGA
- the ppsR gene encoding pyruvate, phosphate dikinase/phosphoenolpyruvate synthase regulator, with the protein MTDDLEIHLIADSTGETAARIARAAVAQFPTRDFTLVRHRRMTTSEAVMGALDAVRARAQEGRPTAVMFTFVKEDKAHLVTKACAEIGVPCADLMTDAIRALRTISGVEPDREPLRPVGVEVDYFTRISAIDFAVRNDDGAAPSSFHEGDICLVGPSRSGKTPLSIFLGYLGYKVVNVPIIPGIVPPEELFDVDRWRIVGLTMDAEKLQHIRSERVSGQGYAGMKDGYVNLAAIYDELDEVNALHRRLRCPVLNTTDMALEESAARVIDIVRERGRRMGGRLRRPANTTSQLPGA; encoded by the coding sequence ATGACGGACGACCTCGAGATCCACCTCATCGCCGACTCCACCGGCGAGACCGCGGCCCGTATCGCTCGCGCGGCCGTGGCGCAGTTCCCGACCCGCGACTTCACCCTGGTGCGGCACCGCCGGATGACCACCAGCGAGGCCGTGATGGGCGCGCTCGATGCCGTCCGCGCCCGGGCTCAGGAGGGGCGGCCGACCGCGGTGATGTTCACGTTCGTGAAGGAGGACAAGGCCCACCTGGTGACCAAGGCCTGTGCCGAGATCGGGGTCCCGTGCGCCGACCTGATGACGGACGCGATCCGCGCACTACGGACGATCAGCGGGGTCGAGCCCGACCGCGAACCCCTGCGCCCGGTCGGCGTCGAGGTCGACTACTTCACCCGCATCTCGGCGATCGACTTCGCGGTGCGCAACGACGACGGCGCCGCGCCCTCGTCGTTCCACGAGGGCGACATCTGCCTCGTGGGCCCCTCGCGCTCGGGCAAGACGCCCCTGTCGATCTTCCTGGGTTATCTGGGCTACAAGGTGGTGAACGTGCCGATCATCCCGGGCATCGTGCCACCCGAGGAGCTGTTCGACGTCGACCGGTGGCGCATCGTCGGCCTCACCATGGATGCCGAGAAGCTCCAGCACATCCGCTCCGAACGCGTGAGCGGGCAGGGCTATGCCGGCATGAAGGACGGCTACGTCAACCTCGCCGCGATCTACGACGAGCTCGACGAGGTGAACGCCCTGCACCGCCGCCTGCGTTGCCCTGTGCTCAACACCACCGACATGGCGCTGGAGGAGTCCGCGGCCCGCGTCATCGACATCGTCCGCGAGCGGGGCCGGCGCATGGGCGGTCGCCTGCGGCGTCCGGCCAACACCACGAGTCAACTGCCGGGGGCGTGA